From the genome of Clostridia bacterium:
ATAAATTTTGGTCACAAAAAAACAAAAGGGCTTTTAACTTAGCCCTTTTGAAATATTTTTTTAATTGATATCTTACTTTTCTTTAATCTTTCTAAATCTAAAGAAGTAAACACCAACACCAACGATCAAAACAATTGCAGTAATAATCAAGATAGTTGACAATACTTGATAGTTGATAGGAGATTTGCCTTCACCTGTTACGGTTAATTTAAACTCCTTGGTGTAAACATTGCCTGCTTCGTCAGTAACTGTATAGGTTAATGTATATGTTCCTGCATCACTAAGCTTATAATATTCTTTATTGTTATCGTCAGTAGAAACATTAATTACATCACCATTAGGACCATAAAGAACTCTTGAAATCTTCAAATCACTTGCTTTTGTAACGTTGTCAGATACATTATCAGAAGTAAGTTCTTTTGCATATAATTTATAGCCCTGTTCGAATTTTGAACTAGTAGGAGCAATTTTAGATACATCCAAAATTGCAGGCTTAATCAAATCTCCGACTTTTACAGTCAAAGTATAAGATTCGGTATTAGAAGAATCACTTATTGTATAAGTAATCTTATATGTTCCATCGATTTCAGGTCTGAATCCTTCTTTACCATTTTTAGTTATAACCTTAACAACTTGACCATTCTTGTCAGTAACTTTAACTTTATATTCCTTCAATGTTCCTTTATCGATAATAGAAACCTCAGGAATTTCTATGAATGCATCATTTTCTGCTGTATATTTTACAGAATAAGAAGGTATTTCGCCCAAAACCTTAAACTCAGGCTTTGTTGTATCAACACAAGTCAATGTTTGAGTAATTGATCTACCTTTTGTATCTGTAAGAGTTATTGAATATTCGCCTACTGCCTTAGGAGTAAAGATATTACCCATAATTTCATAAGCAGGGCCAGTTATTTCTCTCTTTACAAAGTCATTATTGCCATTGTAATTCTTCAAAGGTAATGCATATTCTTCGCCAATTTCAAGTTCAGTAGGAAGTGTAGTGTTATAAGACACTTGAGCTACTTTTCCTGATCCGTTACTGCTCATAAACATTACATCAGAATTGCTTTTTACTTCAAAGTTAACTGTTGCAAATGTAGAAGCACCGCTCATGTTATATGCTCTAATTGTCAAAGAGTGTACACCAGCTTTTCTTACTTCGAAAGAAATCTTTTCCAAAGTCAATTCATACTTTGATGCTGTTTCGTTATAAGCGATACTGCTCAATACAGTTGTGTTCAATCTTTGTCCTACACCTTGATAAGTTACACTGCTAACATCTTTTGTTGCAGGTTCTCTTACAATAACTTCATATCCGATAAAGTCATATTCAGAGCCAGCAGATTGAATAACTATATTAGATACTGTAACAACCTTAGAAGAAGCTACATCATGATAAATTTCTCTTTGCTTATAGTCTGAACCATCAGCAACAAACAATGAAGTTGCTGCATCAGTGCTAGTCCAGTTGGAATCAGCCTTAAATGTAGGAGCGCTTGTCAATATTTTATCGGAATAAACATCAACTGTATATGTTTGTGTTGTAATTGCATTTCCAACACTGTCAGCTGCATTGATAGTTATTTGAATTTTTCCTGCCTTTGCAGGTACATAATAATCCTTTTCATCAAAATCAAATTCTACAGTTTCAGTTCCTGATATTAACTCATATTTTACATCAAGATTAACTTTTGATGTTTCATCATAAGAAGTTATTTCAGGCTTATAGAACTTGTCACCAACCATAACGTATTGAGGTACATTTTTGGTTTGAACAGAAGGATAATCATCATCTACATAAGAATCTTTTATTTCAACAGTTACAGGCTTATAAGAAGTATTTTTTAATTTGCCGTTTGAATCTTTATCTCTAGCTGTAAAAGTAAGAGTAAATGTACCAGTTTGTGTTTTGCCCTTTGTACCAAGTACAGAAAAGTCAATTAAATAATTTCCGTTCTCTTCTTTTACAAAACCTTCAAAATATTTTGAAGCATCTTTTGAGTCATATAAAGTCTCACTAGAAGAATTCTTAATTGAGAAATAAAGTTCAATATCTTCTTTTGCTGTTACATTATCCCAAACTTCGGGTTTAGGTATTATAAGTCTATCATCTGACAATGCACCTGAAGCGTTTTCAACAGTTATACCCCATACGCTAGGTATTGCATCTTCGTCTAATTCGATAACAGGAGCCTTAGTATCTGAAACATTTATTATATAGGTTGATGTTACGCTATTTTGGCTATCATCAGTAGCTGTATATTCAACCTTGTAAGGACCTGCTGTCCAAGGATAGAAAGACATTGACTTATCATTGTCAAATACTACGTCTTCTGTTCCAAGAACTAAGTTCTTTTCATCATCGTCATTTACAACTTTTACTTTCTTGCCTTCATTGTCAAATACAGTAATTGTAACTTTTACATTTTCATCTTTATTATCAGTAGCAGTAGCTTTGGGTAAAGTAAGCTTAACTTTTTGAGCAGCTGAATTAGGAACGCTCAAAACTGATAATACAGGTTTTTCTTCATCTTCAAAATCTTCTTGAACATTGACTGTAAAATCACGAGTTTTTACAACTGAACCATTTGTTGCCTTATATCTTACAAGATAGCTACCAGATGTTGTAGTTTTATCAGCATCAAATGTTGCGATACCATTATTGGGAGTCAATGTTGTAACTGTTCCATTAGGTGCGGTAACAGAATATGTTATAGTGTAATTTCTATTAGCTTCTTCTGTCGCTTCTTCATCAACTTCAGAAGTATTTTCTTTATCATAAACTACCATAGATGCTTCAGGAATAGTAATAGCTGTTCCTGTGCTTATATATGTAGCAATATCAGCACCATTATAAGGAATGCTGATAACAGCATCATCAACAGTTACATTGATTTTAAAACTTTCATAAAAAACACCATTAGCGCCATAAACGCTTACAGTATAATACCCTGCTTTTTGAGGGATGAATTTTTTGTTAGTTAATGTTACATCCTTACCAATGGGGTCTTTTACTAACAATGTCACTGAAGAGCCGGCATTGGACAAATCAATTTCTTCGCCCACATTGCCCTCAGACGGTAATGACCCAATCGTGACTGGTTGAAGCAAATAAGTTTCATCCGCAAAAACCGTAATCACATTCCCCGATAAAAGCGTCAAACTCATTATTAAAACCAGTACTGATATAATAAGTCGGCGTAATTTCTTCATCTTGTAAATACTCTCCTTATTAAGCCAAAGCAATATTTTTAAGTTAACAGATAAAATATACATTAATTACTATTATTTGTCAAACTAAAATTCTAATCTTGTCCTATGATTTGACAATGTTTATTAATGTATTGCCACATTAAAATTTTGTGACATTATTATCCTATTTTTTATTGCCTTTTTATTATTTTACTTCAATTGGTAAATTATGTAAACAAGGTCTTAAGACAAAATTATAAAATTTTAACTTAAAACTCTTATAACGCTTTCTACGCTGTCTACAACTTGTAACTTTTTCAGTTCTTCGATAGCAGCCATCATAGATAATTCTGAGGTTTCATGAGTTAAGAAAACAACTCTAGCAAATTCTTTGTGCTTTCCTTTTTGAATAACGCTTTCTATACTAACATTATGTTTTCCTAAAACTGCAGTTGTTTGCGATAATACTCCCGCCTTGTCTACGCAATTTATAAGCATATAATACTTGCTCTTAAAATCAGTTATTATATTAGTATCATCAGATGAGCATTCAAAATTAACATATCTCGGTTCAATCATGTGCGCGCAATATATAATATCACTTACTATTGCACTGCCCGTGGGCAAATCTCCTGCTCCCTTTCCATAAAGCATAATTTCGCCTACATAATTGCCCACAAGATGTATCGCATTAAAAGAACCTCTTACAGATGCAAGAGGATGCTCATTAGGAACAAAAGCCGGATGAACTCTTACTTCCATAGAGTGATTATACATTCTGCCTATAGCTAGAAGCTTTATTGTATACCCTAATTCCTTTCCGCTTTCGATATCGCTCTTGGTAATATGGGTTATTCCTTCTCTATATATTTTTTCAAGAGGTATTCTTTTTCTAAAAGCAAGTGTAGATAAAATGCTGAGCTTGTACATTGTATCATAGCCTTCAACATCACTTGTAGGATCTGCTTCAGCATAGCCTAGACTTTGAGCTTCAGCCAAAGCATCCGAATAGCTCATATTTTCTTCGGACATCTTAGTCAATATATAATTGGTGGTTCCGTTAAAAATACCAGCAAGCTCTGTAATATTGTTAGCCTGCATACCTTCCACTAAAGAACGTATAATAGGTACGCCGCCTAAGCAGCTCGCTTCAAAATAAAGGCCGCAATTATGTTTCTTTGCGATTTCTTCAAGCTCTGTCCAATGTTTTGAAATAAGTTCTTTATTGGCTGTAACTACATTTTTGCCTGATGACAAGCATTTAGATATAAATGTCTTGGCAGGCTCAATACCACCAATGGTCTCTACAACAACATCTATATCAGGATTAGAAGCAATTTCATCAATATTAGATGCGACCTTATCTGCCGGTACACCCTTTTTTAATGCGTTCTCAACTGTCTTTTCCAAAACTTTTATAACTTGAATATCCAAATTCTCTTTGCAGGCGATGCTGTCATGGTTTTCATTTAAAATTCTGTAAGTGCCCCCGCCTACTGTTCCAAGTCCCAATATTGCTACACCTATTTTCTTCATCAATGCTCTCCTATGTCAATCTTATGTGCAAATTTTTTTCATTAATTTATATCAGGATTATTAAGCTTATAAATATAATACAAACCCTTTAAAGACAGTCTTCTGTCTATATGATCAATTATTGATGTGCCTTGATTAACATACTCGCTTAGGCCGCCCGTTGCGATCACTTTCGCATCATTTAGTCCATCTTCTTCTCTTATCTTTTTCACAATATGTTCAATCATACCAGTAAACGCATAAAAGATACCGGATTGCATATTAGTAATTGTGTTTTTCCCAATAACACTTTTTGGAGTAACAAGTTCGATTTTGGGAAGTTTAGCCGCTGATTCGGCCAAAGAATTGACAGAAGATTTTATTCCAGGACAAATCAATCCGCCCAAAAAATCATTATTTCTGCCTACCACATTGATTGTTGTAGCAGTTCCGAAGTCGGCAACTATAAGTGGACTGCCATATTCTTTCATAGCAGCTACCGAAACCGCTATACGGTCACTTCCCACTTCTTTTGGATTATCATACTTGATATTAAGTCCGGTCTTTACTCCAGCTCCCAAAACCAAAGGCTCAATTCCAAAATAGAAACTGCACATGTGCTCAAATGTATAATTAAGGTCAGGAATAACACTAGAAATAATTATTCCTTTTATATCATTAACAGAAAAATTATGAACAGTGATCAAATTAGTGATCAAAAGTCCGTATTCATCAGATGTACGGCGATAATGTGTAGCAATTCTGCCGCTTGCAACTAAAAAATCGTTTTTAAATAAGCCAATCTTGATATTTGTATTTCCTATGTCTATTACTAAAATCATTGCTTTTCCTTATGTTTATTTTTGATATAAAAAGTGATTTCTGTCTGCTTTCTTTAACGCAAAAACTATTCCAGGTGTAACAATAATTGCTATTGCTAATTCTATTGAACCCGCAATCAGCATTTCAACTATAGCTATCGGCATTGTTATGCCTGATACTTCAAAATTAAATGCAAACAATGCAAAAGAACCTACTACCAATACAGTATTAGTCAATGTAGCTGTAGCAGCTGTCAGACTGTAAGGCAAAATCTCTCTCAAAAAGAAGTTTTTGCTGTTGGCTGTTAGTTTTTTCATTAAGGTTTTAACGCCGTATGCTGTAGGTCCTATAAACAATCTGGGAATTATCGCAATTAATGGATATTCTCTAAACGCTAGAGCAACAAAAAGCTCTAGACCAACAAAACCAGTCTTAATAAATGCATAGCTAATTGATATAATAGCAAACGCAAAGCTTATATATACAGATGCCCTAAAGTCCATAAAAATAACCATTAAAATAAGTGGAATCAAAAAGACATAAGGCAAAAATAAAAAAGCTGCACACAAAGCTGTAAAAACAGCATAAAGAGCGATCGTTGCCGAAGTAGATTTTCTTTTCATTATTTCCTCCGTTTAGGCTCTTTTTCAAGATGCCCTACTTAAAAATTAGTGATTTTTTTTCGTGATACCCTTTTTAGGTGTATCCGTTGTTTTGTATAATTATATCAAATGCATGATTTATATACAACTCAAAATCACTAATAAAACAACTTCTTGTAATAGTATGCGTTTTAATACAACAAAAAAAGCAGAGGTTATCCTCTGCTTTTTTGTGGGCAGTCATCTTTAGTATGTAAGATATTGCCCTAATCTAAGGAGTTACTTAGCACTTTTTGTCACAGCCACATAAACATTGCAAAATTATAATTATGAAGATTAATTCGCAGATGTCTATCTGGCATCCACATCCGTGTCTGTCTCTATCACCTTTGCCGCCGCATATACATAACAGCAATATGATAAAGAAGATCTCATTGCAGCCACAAAAACCGTTGAAGCCACCAAAGCCTCCACAGCCGCAGCCACCGCCAAAATCGCCAAAACTCATTCTTTTATCCTCCTGTAAGATTTGAAATGTCCCTTAATGTCCATTTCTAATTCCATTATATGTTGATAAATATTTTGTGTTCATACACGAAATATAAAAAACACTTGACATAAAAATCTAATGACAATAGACTAATAAAAACACAATATTAAATTTTGGAGATAAGAAAATGGATAACGCTTTGACGATGGACAAACTTATCGCCCTATGTAAAAATAGAGGTTTTATTTTTGCCGGCAGTGAAATTTATGGCGGCTTGGCTAATACCTGGGACTATGGTCCTTTGGGCGTTGAACTCAAAAACAATGTCAAGCGAGCATGGTGGAAGAAGTTTGTGCAGGAATCGCCTTACAATACCGGTCTTGACTGCGCTATTTTGATGAATCCCACTACTTGGGAAGCAAGCGGCCATTTGAGTAACTTTACCGATCCGCTAATGGACTGCAAAAATTGCAAAACACGTCATCGTGCTGACCAATTAATAGAAAACTGGGCAGCAAAACACAACAAAGATATTTCTGTTGCAGGGCTAAGCAATGAGCAATTAAGTGAAATTGTAACTCAAAACAAAATTCCCTGCCCCAATTGCGGTAACAGCAATTTTACAAATGTTAGAAAATTTAATATGATGTTCAAGACTTTTCAGGGAGTTACCGAAGACACTGCTAATATTATTTATCTTCGTCCTGAAACAGCACAAGGTATTTTTGTTAACTTCAAAAACGTTTTAAGATCAACAAGATATAAAGTTCCTTTTGGTATCGGTCAAATAGGAAAATCATTTAGAAACGAAATAACCCCTGGTAACTTTG
Proteins encoded in this window:
- a CDS encoding homoserine dehydrogenase, which produces MKKIGVAILGLGTVGGGTYRILNENHDSIACKENLDIQVIKVLEKTVENALKKGVPADKVASNIDEIASNPDIDVVVETIGGIEPAKTFISKCLSSGKNVVTANKELISKHWTELEEIAKKHNCGLYFEASCLGGVPIIRSLVEGMQANNITELAGIFNGTTNYILTKMSEENMSYSDALAEAQSLGYAEADPTSDVEGYDTMYKLSILSTLAFRKRIPLEKIYREGITHITKSDIESGKELGYTIKLLAIGRMYNHSMEVRVHPAFVPNEHPLASVRGSFNAIHLVGNYVGEIMLYGKGAGDLPTGSAIVSDIIYCAHMIEPRYVNFECSSDDTNIITDFKSKYYMLINCVDKAGVLSQTTAVLGKHNVSIESVIQKGKHKEFARVVFLTHETSELSMMAAIEELKKLQVVDSVESVIRVLS
- a CDS encoding type III pantothenate kinase, with protein sequence MILVIDIGNTNIKIGLFKNDFLVASGRIATHYRRTSDEYGLLITNLITVHNFSVNDIKGIIISSVIPDLNYTFEHMCSFYFGIEPLVLGAGVKTGLNIKYDNPKEVGSDRIAVSVAAMKEYGSPLIVADFGTATTINVVGRNNDFLGGLICPGIKSSVNSLAESAAKLPKIELVTPKSVIGKNTITNMQSGIFYAFTGMIEHIVKKIREEDGLNDAKVIATGGLSEYVNQGTSIIDHIDRRLSLKGLYYIYKLNNPDIN
- a CDS encoding chorion class high-cysteine HCB protein 13; protein product: MSFGDFGGGCGCGGFGGFNGFCGCNEIFFIILLLCICGGKGDRDRHGCGCQIDICELIFIIIILQCLCGCDKKC